TCGCAGAAAGCGCATCACGACACGCCGATCGGATCGCCCAGCAGTACAAAGGAGGGATCTACGATCGGTCACTATGTGCTCGTGATATCATCGACACTGCTCCATCGGGTGAGTACAGGGAGCTGACCTACGAGGAAATGCATTCGATCGTGATGAACCTCGCGGGTGGATTCCGTGACATCGGCGTCGATCGGGATGATCGGGTGGCGATCCTCGCAAACACGCGCATGGAGTGGGCCCACACCGACCTCGCGCTGTTGGCGGCTGGTGCGGTTGTGACGACGGTGTATACGGAATCCTCGCCGTCACAGGTTGCGTATCTGCTCGATGATCCCGATGCGAAGGGTGTCATCGTCGAAAACGAGCAGTTGCTAGAGCGAGTTCTCGACATGGAAGCGGAGTTGGATCTCGAGTTTATCGTCGTCATGGATACGATCACGGGGTACGACGACCGGGACGACATCCTCACCCTCGGTGAGCTGTATGAACGTGGCGTCGAAAACGGCGTCGAGGGGGATTACGAGGCGTGGATCATCGGTCGCAAACCCGACGATCTCGCGAGCCTCATTTACACCTCGGGAACGACGAGCAAACCCAAGGGGGTGAAGCTCACTCACCGAAATTTTCGAGCGAACATCAATCAGATCAGAAAACGGCTCGGTCCCCGTTCGGACCGGGACGACGACGCTTCGACGCTCGGTCCCGAGACCACTGCGTTGTCCTTTCTCCCACTCGCCCACGTGTTCGAGCGGACCACTGGGCATTTCCTGATCTTCGCTGTCGGAGGCACCGTCGCCTACGCCGAATCTCCCGACACGGTGACGGAAGATCTGTCTCTCGTCGAACCCACGTCCTTAACGAGCGTCCCACGCGTGTACGAGCGGGTGTACGACACGATGCGCGAGGAGGTTCGTGGCTCGACGGTCAAAGAACGGATGTTCGACTGGGCGATCGACATCGCCCAAGAGTACACTCAGGCGGCCGATCCGGGGAAGCGGCTCCGGATGAAACGAAAGCTGGCTGATAAGATGGTGTACAGTGACGTCAAAGAGCAGCTGGGCGGTAATCTTGAGCTGCTGATCAGTGGTGGCGGAAGCCTCTCAACGGATCTCTGTCAGATGTTCCTCGGAATGGGCTTGACGATCATCGAGGGGTACGGTCTCACCGAAACGGCCCCCGTGGTGTCCGTGAACCGACCCGAGGACATCCAGCCGGGGACGCTCGGGCCGCCGCTGGCTGGGATCGATGTGGCGCTCGATGAGGGCGTAGTCGGTCCCGACCAACGAGAGAAAGCCACCGGGGACATCGGTGAGTTGCTCGTTCAGGGATCGAACGTCACGAGCGGCTACTGGAATAACGAGGAAGCGACCGAGGACGCGTTCACGACGATCGATGAATCAGAATCGGACGACGAATGGTTCCGAACCGGCGACATCGTCGAACAGACGGCAACGGGGAGCCTCATCTACCACGACCGCCTCAAACAGTTGCTCGTGCTCGATACGGGCAAGAACGTCGCGCCGGGACCGATCGAGGAGTCGTTTGCCACCAGCGACCGCATCGAACAGGTGATGGTGCTCGGAGACGACCAGAAGTTCATCAGTGCGCTCGTCGTGCCGAACTTCGAGGCGATCACGCGTTGGGCCGAGAAAAACGACGTCGATCTCCCCGACGATCAGGAAGCGATCACCACCGACGATCAGGTGCGGGGATGGGTCGGCGAAGAGATCGAACGCGTGAACGAGTCGTTTGCCAAACACGAGCGGATCAAGGAGTTCGAACTGGTGCCCTTGGAGTGGACACCGGAAAACGACATGCTCACCTCCTCGATGAAACTCAAACGACGGAACATCACCGAGCGGTTCGACGATCGCATCCAGCGGATCTACGGCGATACCGACGACTAACGGATGTAGCTGTTCCATCGCCGTTCTGCTGTCACGGATTACTCCCACGACGTATGGATGAGATCAGTCAGTGAATCGAGAACGTACTGGGGCTGTGGTGTTGGTGTCATCCCGTCAGCTCGGAGCCATGCGGATCGCATCCCAGCTGCGTCCGCTCCTCTGACGTCGGCTTCGAGTGAGTTTCCGACGTGCACCGCGTGGGCGGGATCGACATCGAGTCGAGAGAGCGCGTCCACGAACGGTTCGGGATCGGGTTTTGATGGCGCGTCAAAACCCGCGTAGATCACGAGTTCGAACTCCGTTCGGAGATCGAGCGCCGCTAGTTTTTCTGACTGTGTTCCCGGGGGTCCGTTCGTTATAAGTGCCAAGGGGTAGTCCGCGAGCGCATCGAGAGTCTCGCGCATGCCGTCGATCGGTTCGACGTTCCGGTGATCGCGTAGTTCCTCGAACGCGAGCGCGACCCGGCGGCCGTCCGCGGAGGTATGCCCGTTTTCCACCGCGAGATCAGCGAAACAGTGTTCGCGGAGCTCAGTCATCGTATCACACCCGTCGGTGTATCGATCCATCGACTCATGGTATGCGGCCGCAGTGAACAACGGATCGAGATCGGTGCGCTCGAACGCGAGCGCGAGGACCTCAGCCGTGGATTGTCGGTATCGACAGAGCGTACCGTCGAGATCGAACGTGAACGCTTCAACCGGTGTAGCTGCCATATATTTATCAATAATGGAGGGGAAGAAATCAATTGTGATAGCCGTCGGTGGTCCGTTCTGTGTGACCGAATTCGACCGCCCACTCTAGGAGTCGACGCACG
The sequence above is drawn from the Halocatena salina genome and encodes:
- a CDS encoding AMP-dependent synthetase/ligase, yielding MDSTPDWLAAEQEYTDEVIGANTVSQLFAESASRHADRIAQQYKGGIYDRSLCARDIIDTAPSGEYRELTYEEMHSIVMNLAGGFRDIGVDRDDRVAILANTRMEWAHTDLALLAAGAVVTTVYTESSPSQVAYLLDDPDAKGVIVENEQLLERVLDMEAELDLEFIVVMDTITGYDDRDDILTLGELYERGVENGVEGDYEAWIIGRKPDDLASLIYTSGTTSKPKGVKLTHRNFRANINQIRKRLGPRSDRDDDASTLGPETTALSFLPLAHVFERTTGHFLIFAVGGTVAYAESPDTVTEDLSLVEPTSLTSVPRVYERVYDTMREEVRGSTVKERMFDWAIDIAQEYTQAADPGKRLRMKRKLADKMVYSDVKEQLGGNLELLISGGGSLSTDLCQMFLGMGLTIIEGYGLTETAPVVSVNRPEDIQPGTLGPPLAGIDVALDEGVVGPDQREKATGDIGELLVQGSNVTSGYWNNEEATEDAFTTIDESESDDEWFRTGDIVEQTATGSLIYHDRLKQLLVLDTGKNVAPGPIEESFATSDRIEQVMVLGDDQKFISALVVPNFEAITRWAEKNDVDLPDDQEAITTDDQVRGWVGEEIERVNESFAKHERIKEFELVPLEWTPENDMLTSSMKLKRRNITERFDDRIQRIYGDTDD
- a CDS encoding HAD family hydrolase — translated: MAATPVEAFTFDLDGTLCRYRQSTAEVLALAFERTDLDPLFTAAAYHESMDRYTDGCDTMTELREHCFADLAVENGHTSADGRRVALAFEELRDHRNVEPIDGMRETLDALADYPLALITNGPPGTQSEKLAALDLRTEFELVIYAGFDAPSKPDPEPFVDALSRLDVDPAHAVHVGNSLEADVRGADAAGMRSAWLRADGMTPTPQPQYVLDSLTDLIHTSWE